In one window of bacterium DNA:
- a CDS encoding GxxExxY protein, with the protein MYNQVRAYLRAVDKEIGLLVNFADSRIDVRRVEQEKV; encoded by the coding sequence ATCTATAATCAGGTTAGAGCATACCTTAGAGCAGTGGATAAAGAAATAGGGTTACTGGTAAATTTCGCAGACTCCAGGATTGATGTCCGAAGGGTGGAGCAAGAAAAAGTTTGA
- a CDS encoding pitrilysin family protein codes for MYHKEMLPNGIRIVIEEIPDVRSVSIGVWVNVGSQDEKAEENGISHFLEHMIFKGTKSKTALQIAQTMDSMGGHIDAATGREHTCYYAKILDKHLPKTIDLLADIFFNSLFSPVEIEKEKQVIIEEIKMYEDTPDDLIHDIFIQTIWDNHPLGQPIWGNVEVIKNITQKKLINFWNSRYTPGEIVIAVAGHIQKDTVIEQLFKAFNHHSSLNWRTTLNNIPEFRACSVCQFRELEQVHLCLGTRGLPSTHKDRFVLRVLSTILGMGMSSRLFQKIREENALAYNVHAYPASYKNVGALVVYVGVNPKNYKETTKIILNEFNDLKNKLVEEEELINAKEKLKGAICLNAEDTAYRMSRLAEQEIYFNRFFSIDETLELVDEVQLMDVQRIAQDLFKSEYLCLTTIGPLSEQEGKIVLKC; via the coding sequence GTGTATCATAAAGAAATGCTTCCAAACGGCATAAGGATAGTTATTGAAGAAATACCTGATGTCCGTTCTGTATCTATCGGTGTGTGGGTCAATGTTGGCTCACAGGATGAGAAAGCCGAAGAGAATGGTATTTCCCATTTTCTTGAGCATATGATTTTCAAAGGCACAAAGTCAAAAACCGCTTTACAGATTGCTCAAACAATGGATTCTATGGGTGGACACATCGACGCCGCTACAGGCCGCGAACACACCTGTTACTATGCTAAAATCCTGGATAAACATCTTCCAAAGACAATAGACCTGCTGGCAGATATATTTTTTAATTCTCTATTTAGCCCTGTTGAGATAGAAAAAGAAAAACAGGTGATTATCGAAGAAATAAAGATGTATGAAGATACCCCGGATGATTTAATTCATGACATATTTATTCAAACTATCTGGGATAACCATCCATTAGGACAACCCATCTGGGGCAATGTTGAGGTTATTAAGAATATAACTCAAAAAAAACTAATCAACTTCTGGAATTCTCGTTATACCCCTGGTGAAATAGTTATTGCCGTTGCAGGACATATCCAGAAAGATACAGTTATTGAGCAATTATTCAAAGCATTTAACCATCATAGCAGTCTAAACTGGCGCACGACTTTAAATAATATTCCAGAATTTCGAGCGTGTTCAGTTTGCCAATTTCGTGAATTGGAACAAGTCCACCTATGTCTGGGAACTCGTGGTCTCCCCTCAACACATAAAGATAGATTTGTCCTGAGGGTTTTGAGTACTATTTTAGGCATGGGGATGAGTTCGAGGTTATTTCAAAAAATTCGAGAAGAAAATGCTTTAGCTTATAATGTTCATGCCTATCCCGCCTCTTATAAAAATGTCGGGGCTTTAGTCGTCTATGTGGGTGTCAATCCTAAAAATTATAAAGAAACCACAAAGATAATCCTGAATGAATTCAATGATTTAAAGAACAAATTAGTGGAGGAAGAGGAATTGATTAATGCGAAGGAAAAACTTAAAGGGGCTATTTGTTTAAACGCAGAAGATACCGCTTATCGAATGAGTCGGCTGGCAGAACAAGAAATCTATTTCAACAGGTTTTTTAGTATTGATGAGACATTAGAATTAGTTGATGAAGTTCAGTTAATGGATGTCCAGAGGATTGCTCAGGATTTATTTAAAAGTGAATATCTATGTCTGACAACTATTGGTCCCTTGAGTGAACAGGAGGGAAAGATAGTTTTAAAATGTTAA
- a CDS encoding PIN domain-containing protein codes for MNYILDTHILIWYFIGSKRLKKTIKDVIDTALNNGKKVLIPTIVLAEALDVAEKQKVVFDFKGMYQLIKNDDRFEIIGFSQVIFEEVMKLKTIPEIHDRIIVACAKFYSASIITKDKIIRNSDEINTL; via the coding sequence ATGAACTATATCCTGGATACCCATATTTTAATCTGGTACTTTATTGGGAGCAAAAGATTAAAGAAGACAATTAAAGATGTAATTGATACTGCACTTAATAATGGAAAGAAGGTTTTAATCCCAACGATTGTTCTTGCTGAAGCATTAGATGTTGCTGAAAAACAGAAGGTTGTATTTGATTTTAAGGGTATGTATCAATTGATAAAGAATGATGATAGATTTGAGATAATTGGATTTAGCCAGGTAATTTTTGAAGAGGTTATGAAATTAAAGACTATCCCAGAAATCCATGATAGAATTATTGTTGCTTGTGCAAAGTTTTATTCAGCAAGTATTATAACAAAGGATAAGATTATAAGGAACTCGGATGAGATTAACACATTGTAA